The following coding sequences lie in one Lolium perenne isolate Kyuss_39 chromosome 2, Kyuss_2.0, whole genome shotgun sequence genomic window:
- the LOC127331679 gene encoding probable amidase At4g34880: protein MACLRLQLQALAAVLALVAANGVSHGFEFHEATVEAIHLGFSNGSLTSTALVQFYLNQISRLNPLLRAIIEVNPDALRQAARADARRASSGGRLTGGLHGIPVLLKDNIATLDALNTTAGSFALLGSIVKRDAGVVVRLRQAGAVVLGKANPSEWSNFRTVDSGWSARGGQSLNPYVLSSTPCGSSAGPGVAAAANMAAVTLGTETDGSILCPSSWNSVVGIKPTVGLTSRSGVIPITPRQDTVGPMCRTVSDAVQVLDTIVGYDAFDAAATGAASKYIPAGGYVQFLKQDGLRGKRIGVPNGFFQGYGEAELRVYQQHLDAMRNHGAVVIENLDVAANLTALAVDIASNEFMAVRAEFKLSLNAYLADLRYSPVRSLADVIAFNNANPVQERLKDFGQRNLIAAENTHGIGSVERAAIRRLEELSANGLERLIKEQQLDAIVTPNSSASSLRAIGGHPGIVVPAGYDEQGVPFGICFSGLQGYEPRLIEIAYAFEQATNVRRPPMFKP, encoded by the exons ATGGCTTGTCTGCGGCTCCAACTCCAAGCTCTTGCGGCCGTCTTGGCCCTGGTCGCAGCAAATGGCGTATCACACGGCTTCGAGTTCCACGAGGCCACCGTGGAGGCCATCCACCTGGGCTTCAGCAACGGCAGCCTCACCTCGACGGCGCTCGTCCAGTTCTACCTGAACCAGATCAGCCGCCTCAACCCGCTACTTCGCGCTATTATCGAGGTCAACCCGGACGCGCTCCGGCAGGCGGCGCGCGCCGATGCTCGGCGCGCGTCCTCCGGCGGCCGCCTGACCGGTGGGCTACATGGTATCCCCGTCCTTCTCAAGGACAACATCGCGACCCTGGACGCGCTCAACACGACGGCCGGCTCCTTCGCTCTCCTCGGCTCCATTGTCAAGCGGGACGCCGGCGTGGTGGTCCGGCTCCGGCAGGCCGGCGCCGTGGTGCTCGGCAAGGCCAACCCCTCCGAGTGGTCCAACTTCCGCACCGTCGACTCCGGGTGGAGCGCCCGCGGCGGCCAGTCGCTG AACCCGTACGTTCTGTCGTCCACCCCATGCGGGTCAAGCGCCGGGCCGGGCGTCGCGGCGGCGGCAAACATGGCGGCGGTGACGCTGGGCACGGAGACCGATGGCTCCATACTCTGCCCGTCATCGTGGAACTCCGTTGTCGGGATCAAGCCTACTGTCGGGCTCACCAGCCGGTCCGGGGTCATTCCCATCACCCCTAGGCAGGACACCGTCGG ACCGATGTGTCGGACGGTGTCGGACGCGGTGCAGGTGCTTGACACCATTGTCGGCTACGACGCGTTCGACGCCGCAGCCACCGGAGCAGCATCCAAGTACATCCCGGCTGGAGGGTACGTGCAGTTCTTGAAGCAAGATGGGCTGAGAGGCAAGAGAATCGGCGTCCCAAATGGCTTCTTCCAAGGATACGGGGAGGCGGAACTGAGGGTGTACCAGCAGCACCTCGACGCAATGAG GAATCACGGGGCCGTGGTGATCGAGAACCTTGACGTGGCAGCCAATTTGACCGCTCTGGCGGTTGATATTGCTTCCAACGAGTTCATGGCAGTGCGGGCAGAGTTCAAGCTGAGTCTGAACGCGTACCTGGCAGATCTGAGGTACTCCCCGGTCCGCTCGCTTGCAGACGTCATAGCTTTCAACAATGCAAATCCTGTCCAG GAGAGGCTGAAAGATTTCGGACAGCGCAATCTTATCGCAGCGGAAAACACGCATGGCATTGGATCTGTGGAGAGAGCTGCGATTCGACGGCTGGAGGAGCTGTCCGCTAATGGGCTTGAGAGGCTGATAAAGGAGCAGCAGCTGGACGCGATCGTGACGCCCAACAGCAGCGCCTCCAGCCTTCGCGCCATTGGCGGCCACCCCGGCATCGTTGTGCCTGCGGGGTATGACGAGCAGGGAGTCCCATTCGGCATATGCTTCAGCGGGCTGCAGGGGTACGAACCCAGGCTGATCGAGATTGCTTATGCCTTCGAGCAAGCTACCAACGTGAGAAGGCCACCGATGTTCAAGCCCTAG